TTCTGCCCTCGTTATCGAAGAAAAGTGTTAGTAAAACAAGTGAAAATTCGATTCAAGGAGCTATTGGCTGAAATATGCCATCAGAATAGCTGGTTTATTGTGGCAATGGAAGTTATGCCCGATCATGTCCATCTGTTCCTGAATTGCCTTCCCACCGATTCTCCATCAGACGTAATGGCAAAAGTGAAGGGAGTGACCTCTCGAATATTAAGGCAGGAGTTCAAGCATCTTGCTCATTTGCCTAGTCTGTGAACACGTTCTTTTTTCGTTAGTACAGCAGGAAACGTATCAAGCGAAACAGTAAAGCGTTATGCCCAAGAACAAAAGAAAAGGGGGTGAACACATGCAAGCTTTAACCGTTAAAATACGCATATTTCCTGATCAACCAGCCATTCTACGTCAATTGGGAAATGAGTACATTCGGGTAGTCAATCAATTAACCAAACGGGCTGAACAATTAGGGGCATTTCCGAAAATGACTACAAAAGATGTAGAAACAGTTCTTCCGTCTGCCGTTTGTAATCAAGCGATTCGTGATGCCAAAAGTGTTTTCAGTAAAATCAAGAAACTTGGTGTTCGTCCAATTCTTAAAAAATCTGTATATTTCGTTAACAATCAAAACTACACGGTATCCGAAAATACAGTTGCGTTTCCTATCGTTGTAGATAAAAAGACGAAGAAAACAGCGTTTCGGGCTACAGCGACTAGCAGAGATATGGAACTGTTAAGAAAAGCCAAACTTGGATTGATGCGTATTATCGAAAAGTCAGGAAAATGGTACGCTCAAATTTCAATAGAAGTACCTACAAGCGTAACAAACAACGAAAACATCATGGGTATTGATCTTGGTTTGAAAGTTCCCGCTGTTTCTGTAACTTCTACGGGTAAAACCCGATTCTTTGGAAACGGCAGAGAAAACAAGTATATACGAAGAAAGTACCAACAACGCAGACGTAAATTAGGTAAACTCAAAAAATTGTCTGCCATTCGTAAGCCAGGTAATAAAGAGCAACGTTGGATGAAAGATCAAAATCATAAGATTAGTCGGCAAATTGTCGATACAGCCATTCAGGAAAATGTGTCCATAATCAAGCTTGAACGACTGGAGAATATTCGCAAGACGGCAAGAACAAGCCGCAAAAACGCAAAGAATCTGCATAGTTGGACTTTTTATCAGCTTCAACAATTCATCTCCTACAAAGCAAACCTAGTCGGCATAAAGATTGTGGAGGTAAATCCTGCCTACACTTCTCAAACATGTCCTGCCTGTGCGGAGAAGAACAAAGCGAAAGACAGAGGGTACGAATGTTCATGCGGATTCAACGCTCATCGAGATCGGGTTGGAGCGATCAATATCATGAATCAACCTGTGGCAGATGGTAACAGTCTGTCAGCCTAAGATGCTATATGTACTGTCTTAGGACGGGCTGATGAGACAGCCCTGAACTTGGGGGAACTACGGTTAGCAGAAATGCATGACCGACTACCACCCAAGAATCCCAGTGATACCGAAGGTGTCAGCTTGCGGCATTAGCCGTGGGAGTCTCAAAGCATGATGCATTTGAAACAGATCGGCAGTATTTTGGAGCAGGGGGAGGGGAAGTAATGCAAAAGCAACTTCATTATGCCGTTGCCATTGTCGGGGCGGGCAGCGCCGGATTATCGGTTGCAGCCCGCTTGCTGCGCGCATCGAAAGAACTTCGCGATTCCGTTGTGATCGTCGATCCTCAGGCCAAGCATTACTATCAACCCTTGTGGACGCTTGTCGGCGGCGG
This Paenibacillus larvae subsp. larvae DNA region includes the following protein-coding sequences:
- a CDS encoding RNA-guided endonuclease InsQ/TnpB family protein — protein: MQALTVKIRIFPDQPAILRQLGNEYIRVVNQLTKRAEQLGAFPKMTTKDVETVLPSAVCNQAIRDAKSVFSKIKKLGVRPILKKSVYFVNNQNYTVSENTVAFPIVVDKKTKKTAFRATATSRDMELLRKAKLGLMRIIEKSGKWYAQISIEVPTSVTNNENIMGIDLGLKVPAVSVTSTGKTRFFGNGRENKYIRRKYQQRRRKLGKLKKLSAIRKPGNKEQRWMKDQNHKISRQIVDTAIQENVSIIKLERLENIRKTARTSRKNAKNLHSWTFYQLQQFISYKANLVGIKIVEVNPAYTSQTCPACAEKNKAKDRGYECSCGFNAHRDRVGAINIMNQPVADGNSLSA